The region CATTGTAGCTGTTCGCGGTGTTGAGAAGATAACTAGAAGAGTGTTTGAAGCATGTAGTAATCTGAAGATTGTTGCTAGAAATGGTGTAGGTTATGATGGTGTAGATGTTGTAGCGGCTACTGAGTATGGTGTGTGGGTAACTATAGCTCCTGTTAAAGAGCTTTTTCAAGCTGTAGGTGAACATGCTGTTGCATTGATCCTGTGTTTAGCTAGAAAGATATGTTTAGCGGATAGACGTGTTAGAGAAGGTGGATGGATAGACAAGGATCTTTTGGGTATAGGTTTAGAGAAGAAGATTATAGGGATTGTTGGTCTAGGTAGGATAGGTGTTGAAATAGCTAGAAAGGTTAAAGGGCTTGGTGTAAACGTGATGTATTTCGATATAGCTAGAAAAGAGGATCTTGAGTCAAGTCTAGGTATCGCTTATTCAGATCTATACACACTATTAAGAGAATCAGATTTCGTCATTCTATCGGTTCCATTAACAGAAAAAACAAGAGGAATGATAGGCGAACAGGAGCTCAGATTAATGAAGCCTACAGCCTATGTAATCAATATAGCTAGAGGTGCTGTAATTGATTATCCAGCTTTACTGAAAGCACTAAAAGAGAGATGGATAGCAGGTGCAGCTCTAGACGTATTTCCTATAGAGCCTGTGCCTAGAGATGACGAGATCCTGAAGCTAGACAACGTTATATTAACACCACATATAGCTTGGTTTACAGAAGAAGCCAGAATAGCTATGGCTAAAACAGTTGCAGAAGAAGTTGTAAGAGTACTTAGCTGTGGAGAACCTCTCTATCCTGTGAATCCCGAGGTAAAGGATAGGGCCAAGGCTAAGTGTCGCTCTCTACGTAATCTAGATGCCTCTTCTTGACGTAGTCTAGAAGCGTTTTAGCATCTCTTTTGCTCCTTTCTTCACCGATATTTCCATGCATTAAGTCCCTTATGTACCTCAGATCGCTTGCCAGCATTTCTCGTAGAGAAGGGTTGTAGAGGGCTGCTGCAGGATGTATTGTAGGTATTATTGAGACATCTAAACCCAACAGATTTATTGAATAGACTCTACCCCTCATCCTCATAACACCTTCCCATTCAATACCATACATCGAGAACACCCTCTTACCAGCGATATTTCCCAATGTTACCACAATCTTGGGTTTGAGCATAGCTATCTGAGACTCTAGATATACACTGCAATTCTCTATCTCATCATCTCTCGGCTCTCTATTCTGTGGAGGTCTACACTTAACAACATTAGTTATATAGGTTTGTTCACGTCTAATATTCAAGCTCTCTAAAACCATAGTGAGTAAACGGCCAGCCGCACCAACAAAAGGTCTTCCAAGCTCATCTTCTGTAGCTCCTGGAGCTTCTCCTATAAGCATTACTGAAGCAGTTCTAGAACCTTCGCCAGGCACAGCGTTTTTCCTGTATCTATGTAGAATACATCTACTACAGCTCTTTATACTAGCTTCAAGTTCTTCCCAAGACTTAAACCGATTCGTGGAGACTCACCTTCGTCTATATCAATGTCTATGGTGTACCACTAGATGTGTAGTAGACACAATAACGTTTATATTTTATAGCTGTATATGTACAAGATCTGAAAGCTTATAGTCTGGTGGAACTCTATGGGTCTCAAGCATAAAAAGTACATCTATGTAGCTAGAGCAGATGGATACTACGTAAAGATTAGAGTACTGAAGAGTAGAACTGACGAAGAATCTAGATACATGGTGATCGGTCCAAAGGTTAGAGAACCTCCATTAAACGCTCAAGTTATTAGGGAAGACCAGCTACCAGATAAAATAAAAACAGAACTTTATACAGTATAGGGTAGTAGAGCTAGATGATGATGTCGACGTAAACGGATTGATGACGAGGGGTCGATACTCTGACAAAAATAGCCAACGATCATCAGTATAGGAACCAGGGTTAGATAGCCTTAGGTACTCTATGGACTTTAAGAGGTGCTGAAGGTATGTCAGGGCTTAAGATACAGTACCTCTCTAAAAAAGCTGTAAAGAGCATTCTGACGTTTCTTGAGAATAGAAAATATATAGACCCGATTTTCTTGGAAATAATTAGGGAGCATGAAGAGGTTAAGCTAGTCGTAGGCAGTAGGTTTGAAATAATAGTATTTGATTCAATACCGGCGTTATTTAGGAAGCTAGATAGAGACATCTATATGCCAACACTATATGTACTGAATATGCTATATAGTAGCAAAAAGATTGTTATTGTACCAAGTGTAACAACAGATGAAGGTGCTATAGCTCCTTTGAAAAGAGGGGCAGACTTAATGATACCTGGTATAAAGAAGATAAACAAGAGCTTTAGCAAAGGAGATATAGTGGCTATAATGGAGCCTGGAGAAAGATATATCGTGGCAGTAGGTATAGCTCTAGTTAATTCCATAGATATAGCTCCTAATATGAAAGGTAGAGGTATAGAAAATCTATCGCATATAGATGACGAGATATGGTCAACATCTCTACATATAGTTAAGGCGCTTTCTAGATAACATTAGGCCTCTTAATCCTAAACAAATTCTCATCGCTTCTGCTGTATATAGATATAAAGGTGTTCTCATAAACTACCTCAATCCTAATGATATACTCATAGTTCCTAAAGTCAATTACGGCTATACCGAGATTCTCGATAATATTGCCAATATATCTTAGTAATGAAGAACAGGAGTCTATAATGTTGCCACGCTTTCTACATCTTCCTATAGCTTTTATCGGGAGTCTATATCCCTTCAATAGAATAGCATCTACAACACTTCTCGCTATATGTTCATAACTTGTAGAACACACAAAATCAATAGGTATTACCCAGTAGCCTCTAACATTTCTAGAGACTATGTACCTAACAACAGTATATACATTGAGTTGCCTTTCCATGTATACCACAACAAAACCTCTACCAGAAAACCATGAACATCTAGCTTCAATACCATAACTAAATAGTATGTCTAATACCTCACTACATACACTTTCCTCGTTACCGATACCACACGTAATCATTATCATGGGTTCAGTAACCTTGACATCTATCACAATTCAACACGCTCGTACCTCGTCATCACCCAATAGGTAAATAAACATTTAACCCCTAAAAACTGGTTAATATAATTTCGGGAAACAAGTAGTGCGGGGGTGCCCGAGCTAGGTCAAAGGGGGCGGGCTTAAGACCCGCTGGCGTAGGCCTGCGTGGGTTCAAATCCCACCCCCCGCACTAGAGTTTTTAAATGCTGATTATTATCATACATGGTTATGGAGATTCAATGAGATGCACATCATATGGATATGTAGATTTGTGGTTAAGATCCTTATGAATGTCCTGATGGTCTGTTCTAATAGTATTTTTCATATACATTTATATTGGTTCCTAAACCGAGGGCTCTAATATACATGTTATTGGGAGAGCTGTATGGGGAAAAGTGTTGTACTTTTTGCCTCAGCCCAACTTGAGCAGCTAGATGAAAAGTATAGTTTGTCTTTCAAATTCAAGAATCTGCTGGAGAAGTCGTCGTTAAGTAGCATTATAGAGCCAGGCAATACTGTTGCCATAAAGTTACATGTAGGTGATATGTCTCATGGAGGTTTTAGAACCATTAGGACAATATTCGTTAAAATACTTGTTGATTATGTTAAAAGTGTCGGTGGAGTACCGTTTCTAACAGATACATGGGGTCTTAACCACGTTATAGTTGGTATAGAGAATGGATATGGCTATGAAGCTGTTGGAGCACCATTAATACCTGTTTCGGGTATAAAGGAACACGATGTTGTAAAGGTTCACGTACCTAATGCGTTAAGGTTGAATGAGGTAGAGGTTGGTGGGAATGTATACTATGCCGATGTCATTATAAACTTTGCCCATAGCAAAGGTCATCCAGCCTCGGGCTATGGTGGAGCCATAAAGAATATAGCTATGGGTTGCACAGGACCTAATACACGAAGAGAGGTACATAATCTCGAGCAACTCGATAATTATGGTAGAGCATTTCAAGAAGCACTAGTTGATGCATTCCATGGTGTTATCCTTAACAAGCCTAGGAAAGTGTTTCACATAAACTACGCACTCGATATAATACCCACATGCGATTGTGCTCCATGGTCAGATATACCTATAGTTCCTGATATAGGGATACTGGCATCAGAAGATGTTGTAGCTCTAGAGAAAGCAACACTAGATATGATTAACGAAGCACCTGTTGTTCCTAGATCTATAGCCGAGAAAGCAGATATAAAACCGAGAGAAAACAAGTTCTTTAAACTGCATGCCAAAGATCCATATATTCAGGTGGAGGCTGGTTATAGAAAGGGTTTAGGTTATCTTGATTACGAGATAGTTATGGTGGAGATATCTTGAGGCAAAAAGTATGGGTAAATCAAACAAAATGTATTGGATGTGGCAAATGTGTAGCGGTATGCACAAATAATGTATTTAAGATTGTTAACAGGAAATCTATTGCCGTAAATCCTGAAAACTGTGTTACATGTAGAGCATGTACAACTAATTGCCCTACAGGAGCAGTATCTTTAGCACCACGTGATATGTATGCTACATATGCTAGATTCTATAAGAAGAGCTAGATACTTGAAAATCAAATCATTAGCGATGTATTAGAACTTTATAGTGTAGATAGACAAGACATAGTTGATGTTCTTTTCCTTACGGATATCTAATGGATACTTATCAGCGATATACAGTTATGTACCTAGTTATTCTAAATGAATCATCATCTATATCGATTATCGAGGAAACGATAGTCATATACTCGATACAGAGGATTGGTGTTTGAGGTTGATGTTCTTGATGATCGAGAACAATCTTATGTATTTACTTGTTAACGACTTTTTGTTCTAGATATCTCTTTACAATTTCTTGTAGTTTTGCTATAATCTTTCTCTTGTCTTCCATTAAAACAACATCGCTATATCCATATGCGACAATGTTGTGTGCAAATGGGCTAGGCGCGTAATGACTAAATGTGTAGGCTATCTTTATTTCTTTAGAGTGTATCTTCCTGATGACTTCTTTAGCATGTGTAAGATCCATAAAGTCTTCCAGTATCTCTCTATATGTTTCTTCGATTATGGGAAACTTATGGTATTTCTCTACAACTTCTATAAGTTTTTCAGCATTTATTTGTCTTCTGGCTAGAGCTACGTCAATACCTTTATATCTTCTGAGAAGCATGAAGGCTCTTTCAGCACAATGTCTGAATCTCTTCTTGAAGAGCTCTGTACTCCTGACAGCTTTTCTAGCTATTTTCTCGACTAGATCTTCTGTAATCTTTTCTACTATATCATTGATGAGGTCTTTCAACATGCTATCAGATATAGCTAAGCTCTTTAGCGTTAGTATAAATCCGTTATCTGTCACGGTTATTCTAACATTTTCTCCAAGTTTCTTGCTGAGCATGTATGCATAAACTCTCGAAAGAACATCATTAACTCTCCTGCCAAATAATGCATGGAATATTATGTTTATAGATCTCATCTCTAAATCTCTCCATACCTCTATGACAATAAGTTCATTAGAGGGGATCATTTCCATGTACTGTAGTTGCTGATGAACGTAATCGTAGATATATTCAGCAGCATGTTTCTCTAGCCCATACTCTTTAACAAGAATCTCTAGAACTTTTTCTCTAGGAAGATGATCTATTAGTACAGCTAGATTCCTTCTAAACATACCTACCTCAAGTGCTGAGTCATAAGAAAGAGGTAGCATTTCGGAAAACCATGTTGGTACAGTAGGTTTCTCTCCTTCAGCTGGTAACACGTATATATGTGTTGGATGAATTGCTAAAATCCTATATGTCTTACCTCCTAATACGAAGATGTCTCCAGGACTGAGAATCTCTACAAAACCTTCTTCGAGGTCTCCAACATATTTCTTTCTATTCTCTTCATATGATATTACAGGTATTTTAGCTTCATCAGGTATGACGCCGACATTAAGTTGGTATATCATTCTGGCACCTCTTTTTCTACCAACAGTTTTCGTTTCTTCATCAAACCTAATCTTTGCATACACATTATAGTCCTCTAGACCAGGATATTTACCCGCTAAATAGTTTATAACGCTCATGAGATCTTCTTCGGTTAGTTCTCTATAGGGGTAAGCTCTTTTAACGATACCCAGAATTTCCTGAATAGACCTAGGTTTCTCAAGAGACATACCAACTACGTGTTGCACTAATACATCTAGTGGTTTTAGCGGTATCTTTACGTTATCTATCTTTCTCTCCCTCGCTAATTTAGCTAGTACTGTGCACTCTATAAGATCATCTCTATCGACAACAACTATAGCACCTCTACTTACAGCATATGCATTATGTCCTGCTCTTCCAACTCTTTGTAGAAGTCTGGTAACACTTTTTGGACTACTCAAAAGAGCTACTAGATCAATATAGCCTATATCTATACCTAG is a window of Ignisphaera sp. DNA encoding:
- a CDS encoding hydroxyacid dehydrogenase — protein: MDRYRSKVVITAPIHNICIDILKQKADVYVYEKPLLNEEEIIEVVREIDPDAIVAVRGVEKITRRVFEACSNLKIVARNGVGYDGVDVVAATEYGVWVTIAPVKELFQAVGEHAVALILCLARKICLADRRVREGGWIDKDLLGIGLEKKIIGIVGLGRIGVEIARKVKGLGVNVMYFDIARKEDLESSLGIAYSDLYTLLRESDFVILSVPLTEKTRGMIGEQELRLMKPTAYVINIARGAVIDYPALLKALKERWIAGAALDVFPIEPVPRDDEILKLDNVILTPHIAWFTEEARIAMAKTVAEEVVRVLSCGEPLYPVNPEVKDRAKAKCRSLRNLDASS
- a CDS encoding DUF5622 domain-containing protein codes for the protein MGLKHKKYIYVARADGYYVKIRVLKSRTDEESRYMVIGPKVREPPLNAQVIREDQLPDKIKTELYTV
- a CDS encoding PUA domain-containing protein yields the protein MSGLKIQYLSKKAVKSILTFLENRKYIDPIFLEIIREHEEVKLVVGSRFEIIVFDSIPALFRKLDRDIYMPTLYVLNMLYSSKKIVIVPSVTTDEGAIAPLKRGADLMIPGIKKINKSFSKGDIVAIMEPGERYIVAVGIALVNSIDIAPNMKGRGIENLSHIDDEIWSTSLHIVKALSR
- a CDS encoding THUMP domain-containing protein, which translates into the protein MIDVKVTEPMIMITCGIGNEESVCSEVLDILFSYGIEARCSWFSGRGFVVVYMERQLNVYTVVRYIVSRNVRGYWVIPIDFVCSTSYEHIARSVVDAILLKGYRLPIKAIGRCRKRGNIIDSCSSLLRYIGNIIENLGIAVIDFRNYEYIIRIEVVYENTFISIYSRSDENLFRIKRPNVI
- a CDS encoding DUF362 domain-containing protein, with product MGKSVVLFASAQLEQLDEKYSLSFKFKNLLEKSSLSSIIEPGNTVAIKLHVGDMSHGGFRTIRTIFVKILVDYVKSVGGVPFLTDTWGLNHVIVGIENGYGYEAVGAPLIPVSGIKEHDVVKVHVPNALRLNEVEVGGNVYYADVIINFAHSKGHPASGYGGAIKNIAMGCTGPNTRREVHNLEQLDNYGRAFQEALVDAFHGVILNKPRKVFHINYALDIIPTCDCAPWSDIPIVPDIGILASEDVVALEKATLDMINEAPVVPRSIAEKADIKPRENKFFKLHAKDPYIQVEAGYRKGLGYLDYEIVMVEIS
- a CDS encoding 4Fe-4S binding protein; this encodes MRQKVWVNQTKCIGCGKCVAVCTNNVFKIVNRKSIAVNPENCVTCRACTTNCPTGAVSLAPRDMYATYARFYKKS
- a CDS encoding ATP-dependent helicase, whose product is MSKELGTEKSIVYAKELDDKYVLSFLLEPIATWFKERYKSLTPPQKMAIPYIKQGHNVLISSPTGTGKTLAAFIPIIDDLIRYNLNGELGDYVYALYVSPLRALNNDMRKNLIAPITDINEYVRKWCNRDTSLRVGVRTSDTLPNEKARMLREPPHILITTPESLALILNAPKFREKLRNVRWVIIDEIHELAGNKRGSHLALSLERLIDLTDKEFQRIGLSATISPLEEVARFLTGFNNSGEPRPVVIVDARFTKPIDIDVLCPKMDLVYTPASVLNEAIYDILAKLVLENRTTLIFTNTRSATERVVYKLKKILSSNGVLDADSVEAHHSSLSREIRLEVEDKLKRGELKVAVSSTSLELGIDIGYIDLVALLSSPKSVTRLLQRVGRAGHNAYAVSRGAIVVVDRDDLIECTVLAKLARERKIDNVKIPLKPLDVLVQHVVGMSLEKPRSIQEILGIVKRAYPYRELTEEDLMSVINYLAGKYPGLEDYNVYAKIRFDEETKTVGRKRGARMIYQLNVGVIPDEAKIPVISYEENRKKYVGDLEEGFVEILSPGDIFVLGGKTYRILAIHPTHIYVLPAEGEKPTVPTWFSEMLPLSYDSALEVGMFRRNLAVLIDHLPREKVLEILVKEYGLEKHAAEYIYDYVHQQLQYMEMIPSNELIVIEVWRDLEMRSINIIFHALFGRRVNDVLSRVYAYMLSKKLGENVRITVTDNGFILTLKSLAISDSMLKDLINDIVEKITEDLVEKIARKAVRSTELFKKRFRHCAERAFMLLRRYKGIDVALARRQINAEKLIEVVEKYHKFPIIEETYREILEDFMDLTHAKEVIRKIHSKEIKIAYTFSHYAPSPFAHNIVAYGYSDVVLMEDKRKIIAKLQEIVKRYLEQKVVNK